In Rhodopirellula sp. P2, the DNA window TTGTGCCTTGTCGCTTGTGCTCCAAGACCTGGGGCTTTACGAAGACGCGCTGTCCTTTTGTGCCTGGCTTCGTCCAGCGGAATGGCTCGACACATTGGGCCCAAACGAAACCGCCAAGTTGATGGAGATTCCGCGAGCGACGTTGGGGTCGCTCAATTCGCCGCTCGACATGACGTTGCTGAATCGATTTGCAAGTCACACGGAACTCCATCCTGAAAGTCCCGTCTACCAAGTCATGTGCATGGTGGGGGAGGACATCGTCAACTACCTGCGGAGTTTGCGGGAACGGCTGGACTATCTGAAAGAGCACGCTCAGTACTGGATGATTGAAACCGAGGGCGAGCCGATCCAAGCCATGTTCCTCGAACAAAGCGACGCTCTTTCCGAGGACCCTTCGTTTGGGGTTCACGCGTTCATCGAGAGCGAAGGCAAGGAAAACGA includes these proteins:
- a CDS encoding MYG1 family protein translates to MTIQLIVTHAGGAHKDDFLACSLLASLHGVPIQRRDPTEEDLANPAVCVVDVGGVHDRERKNFDHHQFPRDAPPLCALSLVLQDLGLYEDALSFCAWLRPAEWLDTLGPNETAKLMEIPRATLGSLNSPLDMTLLNRFASHTELHPESPVYQVMCMVGEDIVNYLRSLRERLDYLKEHAQYWMIETEGEPIQAMFLEQSDALSEDPSFGVHAFIESEGKENEIQATVYPDRRGDGYGLSRYNDCQRLDFSQIESHEDVRFAHKRGFVAKVSTKDPTRLKELLELAVVRVVG